The proteins below are encoded in one region of Aspergillus nidulans FGSC A4 chromosome III:
- a CDS encoding uncharacterized protein (transcript_id=CADANIAT00006190) — translation MNRPRLCFLALGFRHSMTIVGIEVREQGNANILVFDPSFKTPSVIKHAMGANLKTSEPARILKGYRKGVNYLQKYQTFELLEYAPQS, via the exons ATGAATAGGCCCAGGCTCTGTTTCTTAGCCTTGGGATTCA GGCATTCTATGACTATTGTTGGAATCGAAGTTCGCGAGCAAGGAAACGCTAATATCCTGGTATTCGATCCGAGTTTCAAAACGCCCTCTGTGATCAAGCATGCCATGGGGGCTAATCTAAAGACTTCTGAACCTGCTCGCATACTCAAGGGGTACAGGAAGGGTGTAAACTACTTGCAGAAATATCAAACTTTTGAGCTCCTCGAGTATGCACCCCAGTCTTAA
- a CDS encoding aspartate kinase (transcript_id=CADANIAT00006191) has product MNGQLQSNPDILSTLKDIPSASHNGNWVVQKFGGTSVGKFAHNIIDQVVLPSLSHNKVAVVCSARSSSTKAEGTTNRLLRAARDAENSQSKQYLSFVEAVRLEHVDVVESQINSAELRTQLTSAINAECERVLKVLEAAQTLGEISARCVDKVISTGEKLSCRLMAAFLQDRGVDSEYVDLSEIVDFHISGQGLDQEFYDNLAAALGRKVHACENKVPVITGYFGTIPGGLLDQIGRGYTDLCAALVAVGVQAGELQVWKEVDGIFTADPRKVPTARLLPAITPAEAAELTFYGSEVIHPFTMEQVIRAKIPIRIKNVMNPKGDGTVIFPDSTYELERTTPGHDPRLFRTRSPSLLQRPKRPTAVTIKHNILVINVHSNKRSLSHGFFAGIFSVLDRWKLSIDLISTSEVHVSMALHSERPLLNGVGRDEYQIIDEDLKGALSDLQRYGTVDIIPGMAILSLVGKQMKNMVGVAGRMFSTLGENNVNIEMISQGASEINISCVIEERDADRALNIIHTSLFTFLD; this is encoded by the exons ATGAACGGGCAACTGCAGTCCAACCCAGATATATTGTCTACCCTAAAAGACATACCGTCAGCCTCCCATAACGGCAATTGGGTCGTACAGAAATTTGGGGGCACGAGCGTTGGCAAGTTCGCTCACAATATCATTGATCAGGTTGTCCT TCCAAGTCTATCACACAACAAGGTTGCTGTGGTTTGCTCTGCGAGGAGCAGTTCTACGAAAGCTGAAGGCACCACGAATCG CTTACTCCGAGCCGCACGCGATGCAGAGAATTCTCAGTCCAAACAATATCTTTCATTTGTCGAGGCCGTCCGGTTGGAACatgtcgacgtcgtcgagAGCCAGATCAATTCTGCTGAACTCAGGACGCAGCTTACCTCAGCGATCAACGCCGAATGCGAACGGGTCCTCAAGGTCCTGGAAGCTGCTCAGACTCTTGGCGAAATCAGTGCGCGTTGTGTGGATAAAGTGATAAGCACCGGAGAGAAGTTGAGTTGCCGCCTGATGGCCGCATTCTTACAGGATCGAGGAGTCGACTCGGAGTACGTCGACCTGTCTGAAATCGTTGATTTTCACATTTCAGGTCAAGGCCTTGACCAAGAGTTTTATGACAATCTTGCGGCTGCTCTTGGTCGCAAGGTACATGCCTGCGAAAATAAAGTTCCAGTCATCACGGGATATTTTGGAACGATACCGGGAGGCCTTCTCGATCAGATCGGGCGTGGATACACTGATCTTTGTGCTGCTCTGGTCGCCGTTGGCGTACAGGCTGGGGAACTTCAAGTATGGAAAGAGGTTGATGGGATTTTCACTGCGGACCCCCGGAAAGTGCCAACCGCCCGTCTTCTACCAGCGATAACACCCGCTGAAGCCGCGGAGTTGACTTTTTATGGCTCGGAGGTGATCCATCCCTTCACAATGGAACAAGTTATCCGTGCCAAAATACCCATCCGGATAAAAAATGTTATGAATCCGAAAGGCGACGGAACCGTGATATTCCCAGATTCCACCTATGAGTTGGAAAGGACGACGCCCGGCCACGATCCGAGACTATTCCGTACAAGGAGCCctagccttcttcaacgccctAAGCGCCCAACCGCTGTTACCATCAAGcacaacatcctcgtcattAATGTTCATTCCAACAAGCGGTCTCTCTCTCATGGATTCTTCGCAGGAATATTCTCGGTTCTCGACCGTTGGAAGCTGTCGATTGATCTGATATCGACCAGCGAAGTCCACGTGTCAATGGCTCTTCACTCAGAAAGGCCGCTTCTGAATGGTGTTGGGAGGGATGAATATCAAATCATCGACGAAGATTTGAAGGGAGCTTTGAGTGATTTACAGAGATATGGTACCGTCGATATAATTCCTGGGATGGCTATTCTTAGCCTTGTCGGAAAGCAAATGAAGAACATGGTTGGAGTGGCTGGGCGCATGTTCTCTACTCTGGGAGAGAACAATGTCAATATTGAGATGATTTCTCAAG GTGCAAGCGAAATCAATATTTCATGTGTCATTGAAGAACGAGATGCGGACCGTGCACTCAACATAATACACACAAGTTTATTTACGTTCCTAGATTAG